Proteins encoded together in one Porites lutea chromosome 2, jaPorLute2.1, whole genome shotgun sequence window:
- the LOC140928709 gene encoding L-fucose dehydrogenase-like, translated as MATSKLRYEGKVTIVTGGSKGIGEGVVREFVKAGAKVVFCARGEAEGEKLEKELNGTGPGEAYFIKCDVTKEEEIKNLVEKTVEKYGCIDCLINNAGWHPPSKTIDETSVDLFRELLNLNLVNYFLFCKFALPHIRKTKGNIINMSSLVAQIGQPGAVAYVASKGGITSMTRALAVDEAKYGVRVNSVSPGNVWTPLWDQLATLTGDFEKSKKDGEEAQLLGRMGTLEESGQACLYLAAEATFTTGIDLLLSGGAELTYGKKTQVENA; from the exons ATGGCCACTTCCAAGCTGAGATACGAAGGAAAAGTTACAATTGTAACAGGAGGCTCTAAGGGAATTGGAGAAGGAGTCGTCAGAGAGTTCG TGAAAGCTGGTGCCAAAGTTGTCTTTTGTGCTCGTGGGG AGGCTGAAGgggaaaaacttgaaaaagaactAAATGGCACAGGTCCTGGAGAAGCATACTTTATCAAATGTGACGTTACTAAAGAGGAAGAGATCAAG AATTTAGTGGAGAAGACAGTTGAAAAGTATGGTTGCATTGACTGCCTCATCAACAATGCTGGATGGC ATCCCCCAAGTAAAACAATTGATGAGACTTCAGTGGATTTGTTCAGAGAACTGTTGAATCTAAACCTTGtaaattatttcttattttgtaAA tTTGCTTTGCCTCACATacggaaaacaaaaggaaacattATCAACATGTCAAGTTTAGTGGCACAAATTGGCCAGCCTGGAGCTGTAGCATATGTTGCAAGCAAG GGTGGGATAACATCAATGACAAGAGCGCTCGCAGTTGATGAGGCTAAATATGGAGTACGAGTTAACAG TGTTTCACCTGGTAATGTATGGACACCATTGTGGGACCAGTTGGCCACGTTGACTGGTGACTTTGAGAAAAGTAAGAAAGATGGTGAAGAAGCCCAG CTGTTAGGTCGCATGGGAACTCTTGAAGAATCTGGTCAAGCCTGTTTATACCTGGCTGCCGAAGCAACTTTCACTACTGGAATTGATTTGTTGTTGAGTGGGGGTGCTGAACTCACTTATGGCAAGAAAACCCAAGTGGAAAATGCATAG